In a genomic window of Ralstonia nicotianae:
- a CDS encoding c-type cytochrome, with amino-acid sequence MSDAQHDEHEPLIKTPKQLIIAVIAAFAVPILVIILLANYVGLGVKEGAGSSGMSEEAVNDRIKPVAHLELKDVNAPHVYKTGEQLYKEVCATCHAAGVAGAPKFGDAASWASRLPQGLDGLTKVALAGKGGMPARGGTSPDDVSDYEIERAIVYMANSGGGKLQEPPAPAAGAAAPASAAAPQASEAPAAAPAAAPAVAAPAAPAAAAAPQAAAGDIGKKVYDSTCQMCHAAGVAGAPKFGDKAAWAPRIAEGKAKMYDIALHGKGAMPPKGTYAGSDDDVKAAVDFMAAAAK; translated from the coding sequence ATGAGCGACGCGCAGCACGACGAACACGAGCCCCTGATCAAGACCCCCAAGCAACTGATCATCGCGGTGATCGCCGCGTTTGCTGTTCCGATTCTCGTCATCATCCTGCTGGCCAACTATGTCGGCCTTGGTGTCAAGGAGGGCGCGGGCAGTTCCGGCATGTCGGAAGAGGCCGTCAATGATCGGATCAAGCCGGTTGCGCATCTCGAGCTGAAGGACGTGAACGCGCCGCACGTCTATAAGACCGGGGAGCAACTCTACAAGGAAGTCTGCGCGACTTGTCACGCAGCGGGCGTGGCCGGCGCGCCCAAGTTTGGCGATGCGGCCAGCTGGGCATCGCGCCTGCCGCAAGGCCTGGACGGCCTGACCAAGGTGGCGCTTGCCGGCAAGGGTGGCATGCCCGCGCGCGGCGGTACCTCGCCGGATGACGTGAGCGACTACGAGATCGAGCGCGCGATCGTCTACATGGCCAATTCGGGCGGCGGCAAGCTGCAGGAACCGCCCGCGCCGGCCGCCGGTGCTGCGGCGCCGGCATCGGCGGCCGCACCGCAGGCGTCGGAGGCTCCGGCTGCCGCACCTGCTGCGGCCCCCGCAGTCGCAGCCCCGGCCGCGCCCGCCGCTGCGGCAGCGCCGCAAGCCGCCGCCGGCGACATCGGCAAGAAGGTCTACGACTCGACCTGCCAGATGTGCCACGCCGCCGGTGTGGCCGGTGCTCCCAAGTTTGGCGACAAGGCTGCCTGGGCGCCGCGCATCGCCGAGGGCAAGGCCAAGATGTACGATATCGCGCTGCACGGCAAGGGTGCCATGCCGCCGAAGGGCACCTATGCCGGTTCGGATGACGACGTGAAGGCCGCCGTCGATTTCATGGCTGCCGCTGCCAAGTAA